The Poecilia reticulata strain Guanapo linkage group LG13, Guppy_female_1.0+MT, whole genome shotgun sequence genome has a segment encoding these proteins:
- the pik3cb gene encoding phosphatidylinositol 4,5-bisphosphate 3-kinase catalytic subunit beta isoform translates to MPPAMTDLLDIWAAHSPLAGHAPDQITVDFLLPTGIYIQMDVPREATIQHIKLLLWKQAQNFPLFPSLGEMESHMFECVNQAAVHEELEDETRRLCDVRPFLPVLKLVTRNCGRAERLLDSKIGVLIGKGLHELDGINDQEVKDFRSKMFRLSEEKMQRVQMMTCNEWLQACFSPQLEPAALTTITDGLNDRPAELRVFIHFDQSQDSTSLKVSSSWTPSELMEMAVKKWLITHAPEEEEWSGQYVLRVSHCLEFLCGDHPLIQYKYIRTCLQAKENPHLTLVHTSTIKEMFDKEMSAISAVVSRKSSNPPLPLPPKRRVPTQAQTCVWDVSSSFRIVLVKGSKVNAEESAKVQVRAGLFHGTELLCKPAVSSETSGRSEHTWRDNALEFDISISDLPRMTRLCFAIYAVMDKVKKQKSTKNPHINKYQTIRKAGKVHYPIAWVNTMVFDYKGQLKTGDIILHCWSSFPDELEEMLNPIGTIQTNPYTENATALHIHFPEYSPYPIVFPPFDKILEKAAQIARASDSMSIGRGGKKFHIELKEIMERDPLSQLCENEKDLIWTLRHDCREIFPQCLPKLLLSVKWSKHDDMAQLQALLQIWPKLCPRDALELLDFNYPDQYVREYAVGCLRDMSDEELSQYLLQLVQVLRYEPYYDCALTHFLLERAERNRKIGHFLFWHLRSEIHMPAVSVQFSLILEAYCRGSIPHIEVLKKQVEALTKLKSVNELIKLGTLKNARSKTKEAMLTKEAMITCLRQSGYSEALSDLSSPLNPSVLLSDISVEKCRYMDSKMKPLWIVYNNKLLNGDTLGIIFKNGDDLRQDMLTLQILRLMDLLWKEANLDLRIVPYGCLATGDRAGLIEVVSSADTIANIQLTNSNVAATAAFNKDALLNWLKERNSGDALDRAIEEFTLSCAGYCVATYVLGIGDRHSDNIMVRSTGQLFHIDFGHILGNFKSKFGIKRERVPFILTHDFIHVIQQGKTGNTEKFGSFRQNCEDAYLILRKNGNLFITLFALMLTAGLPELTSVKDIQYLKDSLALGKTDDEALKQFRQKFDEALRESWTTKVNWMAHNVAKDNRS, encoded by the exons ATGCCTCCTGCCATGACAGACCTCCTGGACATATGGGCGGCCCACTCGCCCCTGGCCGGACACGCTCCGGATCAGATCACTGTGGACTTCCTGCTGCCCACCGGCATCTACATCCAGATGGATGTTCCCCGCGAGGCTACAATTCAACACATCAAACTG CTCTTATGGAAGCAGGCTCAGAACTTCCCACTGTTTCCTTCCCTTGGCGAAATGGAAAGCCACATGTTCGAATGTGTCAACCAGGCAGCTGTGCACGAAGAGCTGGAGGATGAAACCCGCCGACTCTGTGACGTTCGGCCCTTTCTGCCAGTCCTGAAGCTGGTGACACGCAACTGTGGGCGAGCTGAGCGCCTGCTGGACTCCAAAATAGGAGTACTCATTGGAAAAG GTCTCCATGAACTGGATGGCATTAATGACCAGGAGGTGAAGGACTTCCGCAGTAAGATGTTTCGTCTCAGTGAAGAGAAGATGCAACGAGTGCAAATGATGACATGCAACGAGTGGCTGCAGGCCTGTTTCTCGCCGCAGCTGGAGCCTGCAGCATTGACAACTATCACAGATGGGCTCAATGACCGGCCAGCCGAACTTAGAGTCTTCATCCACTTTGACCAGTCTCAG GACTCAACAAGTCTGAAGGTGTCGTCGTCTTGGACCCCCTCTGAGCTGATGGAGATGGCTGTGAAGAAGTGGCTTATCACTCACGCacctgaggaggaggagtggagTGGTCAGTACGTGCTCCGAGTCAGCCATTGCCTGGAGTTCCTCTGTGGAGATCATCCTCTGATTCAATACAAG TACATCCGCACATGCCTTCAAGCCAAGGAGAATCCTCACCTCACCCTGGTCCACACCAGCACCATTAAAGAGATGTTCGACAAGGAAATGTCTGCCATCAGTGCCGTAGTCAGCCGCAAATCCTCCAACCCACCGTTACCACTACCTCCCAAACGAAGAGTTCCCACG caAGCCCAGACGTGTGTGTGGGACGTGTCGAGCTCCTTCAGGATAGTCCTGGTGAAAGGCAGCAAGGTGAATGCCGAAGAGAGCGCAAAG GTCCAGGTGAGGGCGGGCCTCTTTCACGGCACAGAACTGCTGTGCAAGCCGGCCGTGAGCAGCGAGACCAGCGGGCGCTCGGAGCACACCTGGAGGGACAACGCTCTGGAGTTTGACATTTCCATCTCTGATTTACCACGCATGACCCGGCTCTGCTTCGCTATCTACGCCGTCATGGATAAGGTCAAGAAGCAGAAGTCCACCAAGAATCCTCACATAAACAAATACCAGACCATCCGAAAGGCAGGGAAAGTG CACTACCCCATAGCTTGGGTCAACACAATGGTGTTTGACTACAAAGGGCAGCTGAAGACTGGAGACATTATCCTGCACTGCTGGTCTTCTTTTCCTG ATGAACTTGAAGAGATGCTGAACCCAATAGGAACCATTCAGACCAACCCATACACTGAGAACGCCACAGCGCTGCACATCCACTTTCCAGAGTACTCGCCATATCCTATCGTCTTTCCCCCTTTCGACAAG ATCCTGGAAAAAGCTGCACAGATTGCCAGAGCCAGTGACTCCATGTCCATA GGTCGCGGTGGAAAGAAGTTCCACATTGAACTGAAGGAGATTATGGAGCGGGACCCGCTTTCTCAGCTGTGTGAAAACGAGAAGGATTTAATTTGGACACTACGCCACGACTGTCGTGAGATTTTCCCCCAGTGTCTACCAAAGCTGCTGCTCTCCGTTAAGTGGAGCAAACACGACGACATGGCCCAG CTCCAGGCCCTGCTTCAGATTTGGCCCAAACTTTGTCCCAGAGATGCTCTGGAGCTTCTGGACTTCAACTATCCTGATCAGTACGTCAGAGAGTACGCTGTGGGCTGCCTGCGGGACATGAG CGATGAGGAACTGTCCCAATACCTCCTGCAGTTGGTGCAGGTGTTGCGTTATGAGCCCTATTATGACTGTGCACTCACCCACTTCTTGCTGGAACGTGCTGAAAGGAACCGTAAAATCGGACACTTCCTCTTCTGGCACCTTCG GTCAGAGATCCACATGCCAGCCGTTTCAGTCCAGTTCTCCCTCATCCTGGAGGCCTATTGCAGAGGAAGCATCCCTCATATTgaggttttaaagaaacag gTGGAAGCCCTGACTAAATTGAAGTCTGTCAATGAGTTAATCAAGCTGGGAACCCTTAAAAACGCTCGAAGCAAAACAAAGGAGGCCATGTTGACCAAGGAGGCCATGATAACGTGTTTGAGACAGAGCGGCTACTCGGAGGCTCTGTCAGACCTGAGCTCCCCTCTCAACCCCAGTGTGCTGCTGTCTGACATCAG TGTGGAGAAGTGTCGCTACATGGACTCCAAGATGAAGCCTCTTTGGATTGTTTACAACAACAAGCTGCTTAATGGAGATACTTTGGGAATCATCTTCAAAAATGGAGACG aCTTGAGGCAAGACATGTTGACCCTACAGATACTGAGGTTGATGGATCTTCTGTGGAAGGAAGCAAATCTGGACCTCAG GATTGTTCCATATGGTTGCTTAGCAACGGGTGACAGAGCAGGACTCATTGAAGTGGTCTCATCAGCAGACACGATCGCCAACATCCAGTTGACCAACAGCAACGTTGCAGCAACCGCGGCGTTCAACAAGGATGCTTTGCTAAACTGGCTGAAAGAAAGGAACTCTGG TGATGCTCTCGACCGGGCCATTGAGGAGTTCACATTGTCCTGTGCGGGCTACTGTGTAGCTACTTACGTCCTGGGCATTGGAGACCGCCACAGCGACAACATCATGGTCCGCAGCACGGGGCAG CTGTTTCACATAGACTTCGGTCACATCCTTGGCAACTTCAAGTCCAAGTTCGGCATCAAGAGGGAACGCGTACCCTTTATCCTCACACATGACTTCATCCACGTCATTCAACAGGGCAAGACGGGGAACACGGAAAAATTTGGCAG